A single genomic interval of Littorina saxatilis isolate snail1 linkage group LG17, US_GU_Lsax_2.0, whole genome shotgun sequence harbors:
- the LOC138953816 gene encoding uncharacterized protein, whose product MKRNNSVSVTNRHGSASNAKDCLTENVHRHEKAAPVDQISFSFDRQVLPASDTSFSPTPRKKKKLTTSQQTRPATQTMASEKLCPGSKQGFTKISSVQASSAMRTLPNLGGEIVKTKRDSHYGHSTTPLVLDHSPPASQVVNNEEPAPPAILRVTAGDKVTEDHCSANTDSQESSDDEIFLIS is encoded by the exons ATGAAGAGAAATAACAGTGTTAGTGTTACAAACAGACACGGTTCAGCCAGCAACGCCAAGGACTGTTTGACAGAAAACGTTCACAGACATGAAAAAGCTGCTCCAGTTGATCAGATCTCTTTCTCCTTTGATCGGCAAGTTCTCCCCGCTAGTGACACTAGTTTCTCTCCCACTccaaggaagaagaaaaagctgACCACATCACAGCAGACACGACCAGCCACACAAACTATGGCCAGCGAAAAGTTGTGTCCAGGCTCAAAGCAAGGTTTTACAAAAATCTCCTCTGTGCAAGCCTCCTCAGCCATGCGAACATTACCGAACCTGGGTGGAGAAATTGTAAAAACTAAACGTGACTCTCACTATGGACACAGTACTACTCCGCTGGTATTGGACCACTCTCCGCCAGCCTCTCAGGTTGTTAACAATGAGGAGCCTGCACCCCCAGCTATACTCAGG GTCACAGCAGGGGATAAAGTAACTGAAGACCACTGTTCTGCCAACACGGATTCTCAGGAGTCTTCTGATGATGAG